In Helianthus annuus cultivar XRQ/B chromosome 8, HanXRQr2.0-SUNRISE, whole genome shotgun sequence, a single genomic region encodes these proteins:
- the LOC110871585 gene encoding uncharacterized protein At3g61260 isoform X2: MRSIEDKGCLNHVSHETSGGGGNGGGHRGGHRTALGKPTPSKWDDAQKWLVKLSRGGEKSHSNSEPRNSNADDRRLIGSGSKHEYPSCEDEDGGDGIMVQYTGIETKQVNCDESIWRSNESTGSVVRSICVRDMGTEMTPMASQEPSRAATPVPATTPAARSPIASGSSTPVRPGVNRGPTVDVGGPTRFGRDRVGPNGENVVDSKPVNPLETRAMAWDEAERAKYMARYKREEVKIQAWENHEKRKAEMEMKRMEAKAERMKSRAQEKYTNKLASTRRIAEEKRAKAEVNLNEQAVKTSEKADYIRRTGHLPSSFSFKLPSTSWCW; the protein is encoded by the exons ATGAGGTCAATAGAAGATAAGGGTTGTTTAAATCATGTCTCTCACGAGACGTCCGGTGGCGGCGGCAACGGTGGCGGTCACCGCGGCGGCCACCGGACGGCTTTAGGCAAACCGACACCGTCAAAATGGGACGATGCCCAAAAATGGCTAGTCAAGTTATCGAGAGGCGGCGAAAAGAGTCACTCGAACAGCGAGCCGCGTAATTCAAACGCCGATGATCGAAGATTAAtaggttcgggttcgaaacacGAGTATCCGAGCTGCGAAGATGAAGACGGAGGTGACGGGATCATGGTGCAGTATACCGGAATCGAAACAAAACAAGTCAACTGTGATGAGTCAATATGGAGATCTAATGAGAGTACAGGATCAGTTGTTAGATCAATATGTGTTAGAGATATGGGAACCGAAATGACCCCTATGGCTAGCCAGGAGCCTTCAAGAGCCGCTACACCGGTTCCAGCCACAACCCCGGCTGCACGCAGCCCTATAGCTTCCGGTTCATCAACTCCCGTTAGACCAGGTGTGAACCGTGGGCCCACGGTTGATGTTGGTGGGCCCACGAGGTTTGGTCGAGATAGGGTGGGTCCCAATGGTGAAAATGTGGTTGATAGTAAGCCGGTAAATCCTCTGGAAACCCGAGCGATGGCTTGGGATGAAGCCGAACGTGCAAAGTACATGGCAAG GTACAAGCGCGAAGAAGTGAAGATACAAGCTTGGGAGAATCATGAAAAGCGGAAAGccgaaatggaaatgaaaagaaTGGAG GCCAAGGCGGAAAGAATGAAATCTCGAGCACAAGAAAAGTATACAAACAAACTTGCATCAACACGAAGGATTGCTGAGGAAAAACGAGCAAAAGCCGAGGTGAATTTGAACGAACAAGCGGTAAAAACATCTGAAAAAGCGGATTACATAAGAAGAACAGGGCACCTTCCATCTTCTTTCTCATTTAAACTTCCTTCTACTTCTTGGTGCTGGTAA
- the LOC110871585 gene encoding uncharacterized protein At3g61260 isoform X3: protein MRSIEDKGCLNHVSHETSGGGGNGGGHRGGHRTALGKPTPSKWDDAQKWLVKLSRGGEKSHSNSEPRNSNADDRRLIGSGSKHEYPSCEDEDGGDGIMVQYTGIETKQVNCDESIWRSNESTGSVVRSICVRDMGTEMTPMASQEPSRAATPVPATTPAARSPIASGSSTPVRPGVNRGPTVDVGGPTRFGRDRVGPNGENVVDSKPVNPLETRAMAWDEAERAKYMARYKREEVKIQAWENHEKRKAEMEMKRMEAKAERMKSRAQERYTNKLASTRRIAEEKRAKAEVNLNEQAVKTSEKADYIRRTGHLPSSFSFKLPSTSRCW, encoded by the exons ATGAGGTCAATAGAAGATAAGGGTTGTTTAAATCATGTCTCTCACGAGACGTCCGGTGGCGGCGGCAACGGTGGCGGTCACCGCGGCGGCCACCGGACGGCTTTAGGCAAACCGACACCGTCAAAATGGGACGATGCCCAAAAATGGCTAGTCAAGTTATCGAGAGGCGGCGAAAAGAGTCACTCGAACAGCGAGCCGCGTAATTCAAACGCCGATGATCGAAGATTAAtaggttcgggttcgaaacacGAGTATCCGAGCTGCGAAGATGAAGACGGAGGTGACGGGATCATGGTGCAGTATACCGGAATCGAAACAAAACAAGTCAACTGTGATGAGTCAATATGGAGATCTAATGAGAGTACAGGATCAGTTGTTAGATCAATATGTGTTAGAGATATGGGAACCGAAATGACCCCTATGGCTAGCCAGGAGCCTTCAAGAGCCGCTACACCGGTTCCAGCCACAACCCCGGCTGCACGCAGCCCTATAGCTTCCGGTTCATCAACTCCCGTTAGACCAGGTGTGAACCGTGGGCCCACGGTTGATGTTGGTGGGCCCACGAGGTTTGGTCGAGATAGGGTGGGTCCCAATGGTGAAAATGTGGTTGATAGTAAGCCGGTAAATCCTCTGGAAACCCGAGCGATGGCTTGGGATGAAGCCGAACGTGCAAAGTACATGGCAAG GTACAAGCGCGAAGAAGTGAAGATACAAGCTTGGGAGAATCATGAAAAGCGGAAAGccgaaatggaaatgaaaagaaTGGAG GCCAAGGCGGAAAGAATGAAATCTCGGGCACAAGAAAGGTATACAAACAAACTTGCATCAACGCGAAGGATTGCTGAGGAAAAACGAGCAAAAGCCGAGGTGAATCTGAACGAACAAGCGGTAAAAACATCTGAAAAAGCGGATTACATAAGAAGAACAGGGCACCTTCCATCTTCTTTCTCATTTAAACTTCCTTCTACTTCTCGGTGCTGGTAA
- the LOC110871585 gene encoding uncharacterized protein At3g61260 isoform X1, with amino-acid sequence MRSIEDKGCLNHVSHETSGGGGNGGGHRGGHRTALGKPTPSKWDDAQKWLVKLSRGGEKSHSNSEPRNSNADDRRLIGSGSKHEYPSCEDEDGGDGIMVQYTGIETKQVNCDESIWRSNESTGSVVRSICVRDMGTEMTPMASQEPSRAATPVPATTPAARSPIASGSSTPVRPGVNRGPTVDVGGPTRFGRDRVGPNGENVVDSKPVNPLETRAMAWDEAERAKYMARYKREEVKIQAWENHEKRKAEMEMKRMEAKAERMKSRAQEKYTNKLASTRRIAEEKRAKAEVNLNEQAVKTSEKADYIRRTGHLPSSFSFKLPSTSWCW; translated from the exons ATGAGGTCAATAGAAGATAAGGGTTGTTTAAATCATGTCTCTCACGAGACGTCCGGTGGCGGCGGCAACGGTGGCGGTCACCGCGGCGGCCACCGGACGGCTTTAGGCAAACCGACACCGTCAAAATGGGACGATGCCCAAAAATGGCTAGTCAAGTTATCGAGAGGCGGCGAAAAGAGTCACTCGAACAGCGAGCCGCGTAATTCAAACGCCGATGATCGAAGATTAAtaggttcgggttcgaaacacGAGTATCCGAGCTGCGAAGATGAAGACGGAGGTGACGGGATCATGGTGCAGTATACCGGAATCGAAACAAAACAAGTCAACTGTGATGAGTCAATATGGAGATCTAATGAGAGTACAGGATCAGTTGTTAGATCAATATGTGTTAGAGATATGGGAACCGAAATGACCCCTATGGCTAGCCAGGAGCCTTCAAGAGCCGCTACACCGGTTCCAGCCACAACCCCGGCTGCACGCAGCCCTATAGCTTCCGGTTCATCAACTCCCGTTAGACCAGGTGTGAACCGTGGGCCCACGGTTGATGTTGGTGGGCCCACGAGGTTTGGTCGAGATAGGGTGGGTCCCAATGGTGAAAATGTGGTTGATAGTAAGCCGGTAAATCCTCTGGAAACCCGAGCGATGGCTTGGGATGAAGCCGAACGTGCAAAGTACATGGCAAG GTACAAGCGCGAAGAAGTGAAGATACAAGCTTGGGAGAATCATGAAAAGCGGAAAGccgaaatggaaatgaaaagaaTGGAG GCGAAGGCGGAAAGAATGAAATCTCGAGCACAAGAAAAGTATACAAACAAACTTGCATCAACGCGAAGGATTGCTGAAGAAAAACGAGCAAAAGCCGAGGTGAATTTGAACGAACAAGCGGTAAAAACATCTGAAAAAGCGGATTACATAAGAAGAACAGGGCACCTTCCATCTTCTTTCTCATTTAAACTTCCTTCTACTTCTTGGTGCTGGTAA